Proteins encoded within one genomic window of Brienomyrus brachyistius isolate T26 chromosome 22, BBRACH_0.4, whole genome shotgun sequence:
- the LOC125718488 gene encoding NADPH oxidase organizer 1-like isoform X2 gives MEEQRYPVGITVTGAMYKDAKNLFIISVLWSDECDITIYRSFKEFKILHKRLKKVFSQDNPFRRSAKVLPRFRVRSLNQKLTNKSLKSMFGLRFLQNYCDELLTCESNVGQNAEFIDFFSPKNHDLQADFAQNCVVILPFGSLEIDSGKQIGVGNITQPFVPETYRCVATYETKDIKNRLFKVEVDEMVEVFIKDKGGWWLVETNDKHVAWFPAPYLEKCGEEEEEDKEEVEEEDSSSNKNRLFRVVRNYTPEHDDELAVSVGALVQVLQKPKTGWWHVRYHGRTGYVPCLHLQPCSDIPFLTVPGGGMKAARSLEQLRLPQGSSPGASPQVSHSQGNLLEVRSAPPSPRLCVWEAKDLYSVSLGGSTEGVSLGGSTEGVSLDGSTEGVSLDGSTEGVSLHSGGDVRKLPPSAGSILPAWAQTTPPRVPPRPFTHEVLTRCCTVTRRAILDSTTTTTSPGSL, from the exons ATGGAAGAGCAGCGCTATCCCGTCGGTATCACAGTTACCGGAGCCATGTACAAGGACGCAAAAAAT CTGTTCATCATATCCGTGCTCTGGTCCGATGAATGTGACATCACCATCTACAGGTCCTTTAAGGAGTTCAAGATACTACAT AAACGGCTGAAGAAAGTGTTCTCACAGGATAATCCGTTTCGCAGATCAGCAAAAGTCCTCCCTAGATTCCGAG TAAGGAGCTTAAACCAAAAATTGACAAACAAGAGTCTCAAGTCAATGTTTGGTCTGAGGTTTTTGCAAAACTACTGCGATGAACTGCTCACGTGCGAGTCAAACGTCGGGCAGAATGCAGAGTTTATCGACTTCTTCTCTCCAAAGAATCACGACCTGCAGGCAGACTTTGCACAGAACTG CGTCGTCATCCTGCCATTCGGAAGCCTTGAGATAGACAGCGGTAAACAGATCGGCGTGGGCAACATAACGCAGCCTTTTGTGCCCGAGACATACCGCTGCGTGGCTACGTATGAGACCAAGGATATCAAAAACAGGCTCTTCAAGGTGGAGGTGGACGAGATGGTTGAGGTGTTCATCAAAGACAAAGGGG GATGGTGGCTGGTGGAAACCAATGACAAGCATGTGGCCTGGTTCCCTGCCCCTTACCTGGAGAAGTgtggggaggaagaggaggaagacaaggaggaggtggaggaggaggacagcTCATCCAATAAGA ACAGGCTGTTCCGCGTAGTCAGGAACTACACGCCGGAACACGATGATGAGCTTGCAGTTAGTGTCGGCGCCTTGGTACAAGTCCTACAGAAGCCGAAAACCGGCTGGTGGCACGTCAG ATACCACGGGAGGACAGGCTATGTGCCCTGCCTGCACCTGCAGCCGTGCTCAGACATCCCCTTCCTGACGGTCCCTGGGGGCGGCATGAAAGCGGCCCGCAGCCTGGAGCAGCTCCGCCTGCCCCAGGGCTCATCTCCAGGGGCCAGCCCCCAGGTGTCCCATTCACAGGGCAACTTGCTGGAGGTCAGGAGTGCCCCTCCCTCGCCCAGGCTCTGCGTCTGGGAAGCCAAGGACTTGTACAGTGTCTCCCTGGGCGGCAGCACCGAGGGGGTCTCCCTGGGCGGCAGCACCGAGGGGGTCTCCCTGGACGGCAGCACCGAGGGGGTCTCCCTGGACGGCAGCACCGAGGGGGTCTCCCTGCACAGTGGTGGTGATGTCAGAAAGCTACCCCCTTCTGCAGGCTCCATCCTCCCAGCCTGGGCACAGACCACACCACCAAGAGTTCCACCTCGGCCCTTTACCCACGAGGTCCTGACACGCTGCTGCACGGTGACGCGCCGGGCCATTCTGGatagcaccaccaccaccacctcccccGGGAGCTTATAA
- the LOC125718488 gene encoding NADPH oxidase organizer 1-like isoform X1 — protein sequence MEEQRYPVGITVTGAMYKDAKNLFIISVLWSDECDITIYRSFKEFKILHKRLKKVFSQDNPFRRSAKVLPRFRVRSLNQKLTNKSLKSMFGLRFLQNYCDELLTCESNVGQNAEFIDFFSPKNHDLQADFAQNCVVILPFGSLEIDSGKQIGVGNITQPFVPETYRCVATYETKDIKNRLFKVEVDEMVEVFIKDKGGWWLVETNDKHVAWFPAPYLEKCGEEEEEDKEEVEEEDSSSNKTDRLFRVVRNYTPEHDDELAVSVGALVQVLQKPKTGWWHVRYHGRTGYVPCLHLQPCSDIPFLTVPGGGMKAARSLEQLRLPQGSSPGASPQVSHSQGNLLEVRSAPPSPRLCVWEAKDLYSVSLGGSTEGVSLGGSTEGVSLDGSTEGVSLDGSTEGVSLHSGGDVRKLPPSAGSILPAWAQTTPPRVPPRPFTHEVLTRCCTVTRRAILDSTTTTTSPGSL from the exons ATGGAAGAGCAGCGCTATCCCGTCGGTATCACAGTTACCGGAGCCATGTACAAGGACGCAAAAAAT CTGTTCATCATATCCGTGCTCTGGTCCGATGAATGTGACATCACCATCTACAGGTCCTTTAAGGAGTTCAAGATACTACAT AAACGGCTGAAGAAAGTGTTCTCACAGGATAATCCGTTTCGCAGATCAGCAAAAGTCCTCCCTAGATTCCGAG TAAGGAGCTTAAACCAAAAATTGACAAACAAGAGTCTCAAGTCAATGTTTGGTCTGAGGTTTTTGCAAAACTACTGCGATGAACTGCTCACGTGCGAGTCAAACGTCGGGCAGAATGCAGAGTTTATCGACTTCTTCTCTCCAAAGAATCACGACCTGCAGGCAGACTTTGCACAGAACTG CGTCGTCATCCTGCCATTCGGAAGCCTTGAGATAGACAGCGGTAAACAGATCGGCGTGGGCAACATAACGCAGCCTTTTGTGCCCGAGACATACCGCTGCGTGGCTACGTATGAGACCAAGGATATCAAAAACAGGCTCTTCAAGGTGGAGGTGGACGAGATGGTTGAGGTGTTCATCAAAGACAAAGGGG GATGGTGGCTGGTGGAAACCAATGACAAGCATGTGGCCTGGTTCCCTGCCCCTTACCTGGAGAAGTgtggggaggaagaggaggaagacaaggaggaggtggaggaggaggacagcTCATCCAATAAGA CAGACAGGCTGTTCCGCGTAGTCAGGAACTACACGCCGGAACACGATGATGAGCTTGCAGTTAGTGTCGGCGCCTTGGTACAAGTCCTACAGAAGCCGAAAACCGGCTGGTGGCACGTCAG ATACCACGGGAGGACAGGCTATGTGCCCTGCCTGCACCTGCAGCCGTGCTCAGACATCCCCTTCCTGACGGTCCCTGGGGGCGGCATGAAAGCGGCCCGCAGCCTGGAGCAGCTCCGCCTGCCCCAGGGCTCATCTCCAGGGGCCAGCCCCCAGGTGTCCCATTCACAGGGCAACTTGCTGGAGGTCAGGAGTGCCCCTCCCTCGCCCAGGCTCTGCGTCTGGGAAGCCAAGGACTTGTACAGTGTCTCCCTGGGCGGCAGCACCGAGGGGGTCTCCCTGGGCGGCAGCACCGAGGGGGTCTCCCTGGACGGCAGCACCGAGGGGGTCTCCCTGGACGGCAGCACCGAGGGGGTCTCCCTGCACAGTGGTGGTGATGTCAGAAAGCTACCCCCTTCTGCAGGCTCCATCCTCCCAGCCTGGGCACAGACCACACCACCAAGAGTTCCACCTCGGCCCTTTACCCACGAGGTCCTGACACGCTGCTGCACGGTGACGCGCCGGGCCATTCTGGatagcaccaccaccaccacctcccccGGGAGCTTATAA
- the LOC125718488 gene encoding NADPH oxidase organizer 1-like isoform X3 codes for MEEQRYPVGITVTGAMYKDAKNLFIISVLWSDECDITIYRSFKEFKILHKRLKKVFSQDNPFRRSAKVLPRFRVRSLNQKLTNKSLKSMFGLRFLQNYCDELLTCESNVGQNAEFIDFFSPKNHDLQADFAQNCVVILPFGSLEIDSGKQIGVGNITQPFVPETYRCVATYETKDIKNRLFKVEVDEMVEVFIKDKGGWWLVETNDKHVAWFPAPYLEKCGEEEEEDKEEVEEEDSSSNKTWLHSSAFLFPQIPREDRLCALPAPAAVLRHPLPDGPWGRHESGPQPGAAPPAPGLISRGQPPGVPFTGQLAGGQECPSLAQALRLGSQGLVQCLPGRQHRGGLPGRQHRGGLPGRQHRGGLPGRQHRGGLPAQWW; via the exons ATGGAAGAGCAGCGCTATCCCGTCGGTATCACAGTTACCGGAGCCATGTACAAGGACGCAAAAAAT CTGTTCATCATATCCGTGCTCTGGTCCGATGAATGTGACATCACCATCTACAGGTCCTTTAAGGAGTTCAAGATACTACAT AAACGGCTGAAGAAAGTGTTCTCACAGGATAATCCGTTTCGCAGATCAGCAAAAGTCCTCCCTAGATTCCGAG TAAGGAGCTTAAACCAAAAATTGACAAACAAGAGTCTCAAGTCAATGTTTGGTCTGAGGTTTTTGCAAAACTACTGCGATGAACTGCTCACGTGCGAGTCAAACGTCGGGCAGAATGCAGAGTTTATCGACTTCTTCTCTCCAAAGAATCACGACCTGCAGGCAGACTTTGCACAGAACTG CGTCGTCATCCTGCCATTCGGAAGCCTTGAGATAGACAGCGGTAAACAGATCGGCGTGGGCAACATAACGCAGCCTTTTGTGCCCGAGACATACCGCTGCGTGGCTACGTATGAGACCAAGGATATCAAAAACAGGCTCTTCAAGGTGGAGGTGGACGAGATGGTTGAGGTGTTCATCAAAGACAAAGGGG GATGGTGGCTGGTGGAAACCAATGACAAGCATGTGGCCTGGTTCCCTGCCCCTTACCTGGAGAAGTgtggggaggaagaggaggaagacaaggaggaggtggaggaggaggacagcTCATCCAATAAGA CGTGGCTGCATTCCTCTGCCTTCCTCTTTCCGCAGATACCACGGGAGGACAGGCTATGTGCCCTGCCTGCACCTGCAGCCGTGCTCAGACATCCCCTTCCTGACGGTCCCTGGGGGCGGCATGAAAGCGGCCCGCAGCCTGGAGCAGCTCCGCCTGCCCCAGGGCTCATCTCCAGGGGCCAGCCCCCAGGTGTCCCATTCACAGGGCAACTTGCTGGAGGTCAGGAGTGCCCCTCCCTCGCCCAGGCTCTGCGTCTGGGAAGCCAAGGACTTGTACAGTGTCTCCCTGGGCGGCAGCACCGAGGGGGTCTCCCTGGGCGGCAGCACCGAGGGGGTCTCCCTGGACGGCAGCACCGAGGGGGTCTCCCTGGACGGCAGCACCGAGGGGGTCTCCCTGCACAGTGGTGGTGA